From a single Glycine soja cultivar W05 chromosome 19, ASM419377v2, whole genome shotgun sequence genomic region:
- the LOC114399410 gene encoding uncharacterized protein LOC114399410 isoform X3 yields MMICQGTHFVLATCLAVVGVEKVNVLSFAFALRWLQEATVNLISTLASSSVLQDNACRLTCINRLKTRSYPKEQHSSQVVAQVCLLLMSLCSWYSARTGEL; encoded by the exons CACATTTTGTGCTGGCTACATGCCTTGCAGTGGTAGGTGTGGAGAAAGTAAATGTCCTGAGTTTTGCCTTTGCACTGAG GTGGCTGCAAGAAGCTAccgttaatttaatttcaacatTGGCCAGCTCAAGTGTGCTACAGGATAATGCATGTAGGCTCACATGCATAAATAGACTTAA AACAAGATCATACCCTAAAGAGCAACACTCTTCACAAGTGGTGGCACAAGTATGTCTTCTTCTGATGTCTTTATGCTCCTGGTATTCAGCAAGGACAG gagaattataa
- the LOC114399410 gene encoding uncharacterized protein LOC114399410 isoform X2, with protein MMICQGTHFVLATCLAVVGVEKVNVLSFAFALRWLQEATVNLISTLASSSVLQDNACRLTCINRLKTRSYPKEQHSSQVVAQVCLLLMSLCSWYSARTGLVEFST; from the exons CACATTTTGTGCTGGCTACATGCCTTGCAGTGGTAGGTGTGGAGAAAGTAAATGTCCTGAGTTTTGCCTTTGCACTGAG GTGGCTGCAAGAAGCTAccgttaatttaatttcaacatTGGCCAGCTCAAGTGTGCTACAGGATAATGCATGTAGGCTCACATGCATAAATAGACTTAA AACAAGATCATACCCTAAAGAGCAACACTCTTCACAAGTGGTGGCACAAGTATGTCTTCTTCTGATGTCTTTATGCTCCTGGTATTCAGCAAGGACAG GGTTGGTCGAGTTCAGTACTTAG
- the LOC114399410 gene encoding uncharacterized protein LOC114399410 isoform X1 → MMICQGTHFVLATCLAVVGVEKVNVLSFAFALRWLQEATVNLISTLASSSVLQDNACRLTCINRLKTRSYPKEQHSSQVVAQVCLLLMSLCSWYSARTGEKLITQKNKDSYAVNNIILNIL, encoded by the exons CACATTTTGTGCTGGCTACATGCCTTGCAGTGGTAGGTGTGGAGAAAGTAAATGTCCTGAGTTTTGCCTTTGCACTGAG GTGGCTGCAAGAAGCTAccgttaatttaatttcaacatTGGCCAGCTCAAGTGTGCTACAGGATAATGCATGTAGGCTCACATGCATAAATAGACTTAA AACAAGATCATACCCTAAAGAGCAACACTCTTCACAAGTGGTGGCACAAGTATGTCTTCTTCTGATGTCTTTATGCTCCTGGTATTCAGCAAGGACAGGTGAGAAATTAATCACTCAGAAAAATAAGGATTCATATGCTGTGAAcaacataatattaaatattctttaG
- the LOC114399410 gene encoding uncharacterized protein LOC114399410 isoform X4 — translation MMICQGTHFVLATCLAVVGVEKVNVLSFAFALRWLQEATVNLISTLASSSVLQDNACRLTCINRLKVGRVQYLECNFVLLMTTRRIISNWA, via the exons CACATTTTGTGCTGGCTACATGCCTTGCAGTGGTAGGTGTGGAGAAAGTAAATGTCCTGAGTTTTGCCTTTGCACTGAG GTGGCTGCAAGAAGCTAccgttaatttaatttcaacatTGGCCAGCTCAAGTGTGCTACAGGATAATGCATGTAGGCTCACATGCATAAATAGACTTAA GGTTGGTCGAGTTCAGTACTTAGAATGTAATTTTGTTTTACTAATGACCACCAG gagaattataagcaattgggcttga